The Janthinobacterium tructae genome contains the following window.
TCGCCCAGTCGCGCGTGATCGGTTTCCAGAATGCATCGACGTTCCTGACTTCCTTGCGCAAGCTTGACGAGTAGGTCGGATTACGGCCCTTCGGGCCGTAATCCGACACCACCACGTTCAGCACCAACAATGTTGTCGGATTACGCGGCGTTCCGCCGCTAATCCGACCTACGCTCAGCCTGCTTTATGGTGACCACCACGATGGCCACCGTGCTTGCCGCCAGGCACGCTGTCGTCAAACACTTTCTTTTGCTCCGGCGTCAGCACGGCATAAAAGGTTTTCAGCGAGGCCAGGCGACTTTCCTGGCTGGCGATGCGTTCCTTCGACATGGCGATCCATTGTTCCATGCGTTCCGGCGCCGACAGCTTGGCCGTCGCTTCGTGCTTGGCCTTCCAGTCGCCCATCGGTTTTTTCGGCGCATTGGCGGCCGTGAAAGTGGCCCAGGCCGGTTCCTGCGCGGCTGTCAGCTTCAGCTTGTCGTGCAAACGGGCCTGGTACTTGGCCATGCGCTCGGCCGGGTTGCCACCGCGGTGCTGGCCGCGTTGGCCATCATGTTGCATCTTGGTGCTGGCGGCAGGCGCGCTGGCGGCCGCTTCCTGGGCGTGGACGGTCAGCGATGCCGCACCCATGCCGAGTACGCTCATGGCGATGATCAAGTTTTTGCGTAAAGTCTTCATTGAGGCGTTCATCTGGATTCCTTTGTAAAAATGAGAGGTGTGCATGCTGCTGCACATGAATCCATGGTGGACGCGCCATGTTTCCCCGAA
Protein-coding sequences here:
- a CDS encoding Spy/CpxP family protein refolding chaperone, which codes for MKTLRKNLIIAMSVLGMGAASLTVHAQEAAASAPAASTKMQHDGQRGQHRGGNPAERMAKYQARLHDKLKLTAAQEPAWATFTAANAPKKPMGDWKAKHEATAKLSAPERMEQWIAMSKERIASQESRLASLKTFYAVLTPEQKKVFDDSVPGGKHGGHRGGHHKAG